In Salmo trutta chromosome 37, fSalTru1.1, whole genome shotgun sequence, the following proteins share a genomic window:
- the LOC115177168 gene encoding inward rectifier potassium channel 2, whose product MGAARVKRRFSVVVDGLVDEEEVIKLALSVADTARVGGGTGGSGSPTSPSPTHNRNGKALPLQGNGSNARRPSGALEAGGEGSMKGGGRSGLRGGRGGSLGRRGEGCSSSDRDSTLSSPSSSSRRPTRRSSRRPRHRFVGKDGRCNVTFVNMSERGQRYLSDLFTTCVDIRWRWMLVIFCLSFLLSWLLFGFAFWLIAAAHGDFAIRLNPSSGASSGGGDESGAGAVVEVEETCFVQVNSFMAAFLFSLETQTSIGYGFRSVTEACPLAVMAVVLQCIVGCIIDAFIIGAVMAKIAKPKKRNETLLFSDTAVVALRDGKLCMMWRVGNLRKSHLVEAHVRAQLLKPRVTPEGEFLPLDNEDINVGFDTGTDRIFLVSPVTIVHEINDESPFFEMDRRTLEGDAELEVVVILEGMVEATAMTTQCRSSYLASEILWGHRFEPVLFERKNCYQVDYSFFHRTYEIPSTPSCSAKELAEQKYIQGSRSSFCYENEVALQLVSPDNDPEGNPGGCPSPLTHRSSLSQPTHTN is encoded by the exons ATGGGAGCGGCGCGTGTTAAGCGACGTTTCAGTGTGGTGGTTGACGGGCTGGTAGACGAGGAGGAAGTCATTAAGCTGGCTCTGAGTGTTGCTGACACGGCCAGGGTGGGGGGAGGCACGGGAGGCTCAGGGAGCCCCACCAGCCCCTCTCCCACACACAACCGAAATGGAAAAGCACTCCCCCTGCAGGGCAACGGCAGCAATGCACGGAGGCCCAGCGGAGCCCTGGAGGCAGGAGGGGAAGGATCGATGAAAGGAGGAGGGCGCTCAGGACTGAGGGGCGGGAGGGGCGGAAGTctggggagaaggggagaaggctGTTCGTCCTCGGACCGAGATTCAACACTGTCGTCCCCTTCCTCCTCAAGCCGCCGGCCCACCCGGCGCTCTAGCCGCCGGCCCCGCCACCGCTTTGTGGGCAAGGACGGGCGCTGCAACGTCACCTTCGTCAACATGAGCGAGAGGGGCCAGCGTTACCTCAGCGACCTCTTCACCACCTGCGTGGACATCCGCTGGCGTTGGATGCTAGTCATCTtctgcctctccttcctcctctcctggcTGCTCTTTGGCTTCGCCTTCTGGCTCATTGCCGCCGCGCACGGGGACTTCGCCATCCGCCTCAACCCCAGCTCGGGTGCCTCTTCCGGGGGAGGAGATGAGTCCGGGGCAGGGGCAGTGGTGGAAGTGGAGGAAACGTGTTTCGTTCAGGTGAACAGCTTTATGGCGGCCTTCCTGTTCTCTCTGGAGACGCAGACGTCCATCGGTTACGGCTTCCGCAGCGTGACCGAGGCCTGCCCCCTGGCGGTGATGGCGGTCGTCTTGCAGTGCATTGTGGGCTGCATCATCGACGCCTTCATCATCGGAGCGGTCATGGCGAAGATCGCTAAGCCCAAGAAGCGTAATGAGACGCTGTTGTTCTCTGACACGGCAGTGGTGGCGCTGAGAGATGGGAAACTCTGCATGATGTGGAGGGTGGGGAACCTACGCAAGAGCCACCTGGTAGAGGCACACGTACGTGCACAGCTATTGAAG ccGAGGGTGACCCCAGAGGGAGAGTTCCTCCCGCTGGACAACGAGGACATCAACGTGGGATTCGACACAGGAACCGACCGCATCTTCCTGGTTTCCCCGGTAACCATCGTCCACGAAATCAACGATGAGTCGCCGTTTTTCGAGATGGACCGACGGACGCTGGAGGGCGACGCAGAGCTGGAGGTGGTGGTCATTCTGGAGGGTATGGTGGAGGCCACGGCCATGACCACACAGTGTCGCAGCTCCTACCTCGCCTCCGAGATCCTCTGGGGTCACCGCTTCGAACCTGTGCTCTTCGAGAGGAAGAACTGTTACCAG GTGGACTACTCGTTCTTCCACCGGACCTATGAGATTCCCAGCACACCCTCTTGCAGCGCTAAAGAGTTGGCCGAGCAGAAGTACATCCAGGGCTCACGCTCCTCCTTCTGCTACGAGAACGAAGTAGCCCTGCAGCTCGTCTCCCCTGACAATGACCCTGAGGGCAACCCTGGCGGCTGCCCCTCCCCCCTGACCCACCGATCCTCCCTCTCACAACCCACCCACACTAACTAG